A genomic stretch from Candidatus Equadaptatus faecalis includes:
- a CDS encoding toxin-antitoxin system HicB family antitoxin, which yields MSKSIKDAAYYMSLNYEKTLTAVPQDEGGGYIAAVPLLGTSSTNAWGETEAEALETLKTVMRNNFESWIAGKYPIPEPEAKGKRYSGKYLLRMSPYVHAQAETMAAKQNISLNQFLCNAVCEYIGKACML from the coding sequence ATGTCAAAATCCATAAAAGACGCGGCATATTACATGTCGCTGAATTATGAAAAAACATTAACCGCAGTTCCTCAGGACGAGGGCGGCGGATACATAGCGGCTGTCCCTCTGTTGGGAACTTCGTCAACCAACGCATGGGGCGAAACAGAAGCAGAAGCGCTTGAAACGCTCAAAACAGTAATGCGCAACAATTTTGAATCTTGGATTGCGGGAAAATATCCCATTCCCGAACCTGAAGCAAAAGGCAAACGGTATTCCGGCAAATACCTCCTGCGCATGTCCCCTTACGTTCACGCACAGGCAGAGACAATGGCGGCGAAACAGAATATCAGCCTCAATCAGTTTCTGTGCAATGCGGTGTGCGAATATATAGGCAAAGCCTGTATGCTTTAA